The following is a genomic window from Acipenser ruthenus chromosome 19, fAciRut3.2 maternal haplotype, whole genome shotgun sequence.
CACCGTTTCAATATAAAGAGCCGGTGATTCTGCGTCGCTGGAGTTGATCCTCAGCTCCACAGCGGCTGCGCTCTTCACTATGGTGCCCTGTGGGACCATCGATAGCTCCGGGGCTGCCAGGCTCCACACCTTAGCCACCGGGTTGTCAGAAGAAATGATCTAGAAAAGGAAAAGCAGCGGCAACCTTAAATGGAGCCCTTTAAATACCAAACACATGTCAGCTGTCCACCCTGACTGTCAGGTTATTCATATTTTCAGAGTTGATATATAGTGTGTGAATGAACACTGCCATGTTGGCATTTATCAAATGTAAACCAAACGTCACCTGGTTTAAGATATCAGGCATGGTCCTGGACAGATCAACTTGAAACAGTTCCTTAAAAAACAGAAAGGGTCAAAGATTAACCAGTCTTTGTCATTAtgcttttagtttgtttgtttgtgtgagaGAGAAAATGCATAATAACACTTAAACTTAGACCACAGGTGTGACTATGTTGATAAGGAAGTAGCAAATGGTAAACAGAGACTTGTAAAGAACAATACAAATCTTTTAACTATTGCGGGAACAGAAAAAACCTGTTTGTATAACCTGAAGCCACCAAGACCCAGAGGGGTGGGAGTGAAGGGTTATGTTCAGTCTTGTGATGGATTCTGTATAAATATGGGACAACCCAAGCTGCAATCCTAACCTCCAGTGCTGCTCTGCAGAAACTCCAGACTCCACGTCAACATGGCTCCCAGTGGAGAGATGAATAGACTTATTAAACCATTGTTTAAAAGCTAGTTAACCACTTGAATTCATCTAGAATTCCAGTCTGCAAAGCGAATGTTAATCTGTATTATTAGGAAGCAATGAACTCTGTTTGAACCCTGTTGAATATGCTGTGTAATAAAGTGTCTGTCAATCACAAGCCATTGGAATCGTGattatactgtattaataaatattGCAGGAGTAAGacattaattaataaacacagtcaatgAAACCACAATCCTTCCCTGGCACTTTGTTGTACATGGGATTGTGTGCTTGTGAATATATACCTTTAACTCGTCTCCTGCTATGTGGCGTATGAAGCGGCGATCCTCGTGGGCAGCCTTCACCATGGGATTCAGAACCTGATCAGAGATCCAGAAATACAACATGCGCGACTCCGACAGCAAGGCAGGGCTGAACACGGACTCGTTGAGGAATGAAGACGGGACCTTTCTGTACAAAACAAGCCCCTTAAACCCAAACAAATGCCTTTTAATCACAGTAACCtgttgtgtcttattaaacttaatCTTCTGTTCCTTCGTCAGTATGTATTGCTGGCTGTTAAAGATTTGATGCTGAAAATGTCTAAGGAGGGGAAGAAATTACAAGTGCACCCCTTGTGGTCATGTGACCCatccaccttgctcaggcttgctcacaGACAGCCACGTGAACTGTAGGCTGGATCCTTATTGAACACACCAAACATCCACGCTGCAGTTACTGTAACAAATGAGGCTtaagaacaaataaaacaggGTAATAAACAGTACAACAAAATATCATGCAAATTCAgagggtttaaagtattcatttaCTAAGGAAACACATGGACAAACAGCTCTGTATCCAACAGGATACtcgtcaatcactagaaatacttcatgAAGGAGAGAAAAGCAGCAGATCCCTATTtagtagctaattattaaaacggTGAGTTTTCAGTgtatttcttctctctctctgctgtatGTATACACACAGACAGTGTACTGTGCAGTAGCAGCAGGTCTTACCTTATGGTGGGACTCTATGTAGCTCGCTCTCATGGACGGTGATGTTGTCAATGAGATATCCACTCCTATGTCCCCGTCACTTAGGAAGAGTTCTGTAAAAACCCCAAAGCAAACTCCCTGTTGATTCTGTCAAGACACATTGTCAGTGAAGGGCAGCATTTCCAGCTGGCAGCTCCACCTGGTGACTTGGAATGAATTAGTGAGGTGTTAACTGTTACCTGCACGCTCCTGTATGAAGTCCGCCATTATATTGGCTACAGTGTTGATTTCTTTGCAGATCTGTAAGAAAGCAGACATTACGgaagtaattattaaaaataacattttaatattaaaaaaaacaactaaatacaatatatatatatatatatatatatatatatatatatatatatatatatttcattattaGTAAATGAGGGCCATAAGTTCAATGTATGTGACAGCAGATGGAGCTGTTTGATAACCATAGCATGTGCAGATGGTTTGTCTGTACACTTTCACAGCTAATTGTACAGACCCCGATtaacactagtcttggactaccttaccttaGGTAACATTAGATAGTGTTGGATTAGTGCTAaccaaggtctgtgaaaccagccactatATTGTAAGGCCACTGTTGCTTAATATTTTACCTGAAAAAACATCTGCGTGTATTATTTCAACATACTCTACAAGAAGGGCCAAGAGGGACGCAACAGCAGTttccttttaatttattttgtgtacAACAATACTCGTTCTGAGGGGTACTTTGAAACCCCTGCCATGTCTGACGGTGTACGAAAGTGTTCAGCACTGACGTCTCGGGTTATACAGTCCCCATTCGTTTCTTACCTGACTTTTAATGACAAGCTTCACAGTGAAGGAGATGAAGTCTGTGAAGAGCTTCTTCATCCATCCCGGCCTGCACACAGAACAAATCAAAAGCACAGGCAGTTTGCAACTTACTGGGATAAAGCTGGTCTTAACCTGTTCATTGATGACTGTGATGGCACTGATCTTCCCATGCTtatcacattttatatatatatatatattcaatttaaaatgtgctAGTGTGCagaacgttatttcaattagggtgaaaaaatatatactctcccccccccccccccacccctgatGTAATTTGCTGGTTGCAAATACCTGACATGTATAAGACAGTGAACCCATACGTACTGCTTGTCGCCCTGCAGATGTAGTAGCAGCTTGTGGAAGGTCAGGGTGCAGTCTGAAGTGTCCGCAGTGACTCTCCCTTTCCCACAGTCTGTTGAAGACATCGTGAAGCCTCATTATGCTCTAGAAATCCCCAGCAATAAAACCCTGCTGCCTCCTGGCACATGCCAATGGCAGGCTTGTCAGAATATTAACAGCCTCTGATCCCTGGTACCTGAATGAACCCTCAGCTATAGAAATAATGCTACACAGGACACCGAGACTGAAACTGAGAAACTGGGATGCAAAAGTAAAGACCCATGACCTCAGGAAACGCCAGGGTTTCACCTGTTAAAACCCACTCTGCAAGTCTGCGtgatttacatttcttttaatatatttttagaagagattggatttagcagactgctacgtagaactgctttgtgaaaccAGCCTCACAATTCTAGCCCTGGTCAGGCATACTAAGCTGTACTCTAAGGCTCTTCTGGGGccatcctgttttgttttgtcttttttacaATGGATAGTGGAAACAATACTTAATTGTCTTTGTTGGAAACTGAGCTACTGAACATTATCatgttctacatttaaaaaacgactcattcctgcctgcctgccttctcTGGCTCTTTCTTCAGCAGCGCCCCCTAGTGGCGCACTACACACTTACACAGCTTTGTGTTGACCCGCAGATCGATGTGAGATTCAATTTCAAAGTCGACGGAATGCCCCAGGTTGAAGCTGTGGAGGGAATTTCAATATCACGTTATATAACACGAGAAGGGTATTATTCAGATCTGTATGTACAGTATCATtcctatacagtattgtgtttaCTCTTTTGGTCACATTAACATTggttttaaatatactgtttataaGAGTTATTAAGCAGTGAGGGTGTTCATTATAATGGGCTGAAGTTGCAAAATAAGTCGCTCTCCTTTGTATAAATTAAAGTGTTACAATTGACATGAAACTCGTTACGTTACCTTTGCAGTTACCTACCTGTTGTCCTTATCGCAGTGTTACACACaccccactttttttttgtttatatagcaCATCATACAGAAACTatgcagtacatttttaacatttaaaaaaaaaagaagaaaaaagtctCTTCAACATCGCAGTGTATTGAGATGACGCTTCCTATGCAacaatgctgtgttttttttttttttttttttggtccccaCTATACGCCACTCTCTTCAGAGTAGGGTTGGCCGTGCTCCGGCTTTGCAAGCTCAGGCAGCTCAGCTGGCTGCAGAGCTGagggagaccccctgctccagctccagagctgagggtgaccccctgctccagctccaggctggctgcagagctgagggagacaccttgctccagctccagagctgaggGAGACCCCCtcctccagctccaggctggctgcagagctgagggagaccccctgctccagctccagagctgaggGAGACCCCCtcctccagctccaggctggctgcagagctgagggagaccccctgctccagctccaggctggctgcAGAGCTGAGGGAGACCCCCTGCTCTAGCTCCACCAAAAGTTCTGCTCTTTTTTTCCTATCTGCCTTGGGGATAACGTTAACTAGGTGTACTTGGTTGTAAATATCTGGTAGTTGCTCCACCCAAcactaaacaaaaatacagtacattcaatTGCATTGACAGATATTACATTGACATGACAGTTCCACTTCCTCGCCACAGGGGCGGCAACATCGGTAGAGAACTACAGTTCAAACATCTCTGAAGCCCTTCTTACAGGCAGGATccggttttgtttgttgttttgttttctttggttatttcaaaactgcctttttaaaaatattacccatagtaaaacaattcttcacGAGAAACATGAAACTATAATACTTTTAAGATACTGATATGGACACCTGTACTACACCATGTCTTGTTAAtcatagaatctttttttttaacaggcagGACCCTGCCCAACTCTGGTTGCCATGACGCCAAAAGAAATGCCATGCCAACTAGAACTCCACAAAGGCACAACACTGGTCCTCTCTGCTtgagatagataaataaataaatacataaataaataaataaataaataaataaataaataaataaataagaaatacattgataaataaacaTAAGAGTTGTCGCTCAGGCCTTGCCTTGTGTATTGAAAATAGTATCGTGTCAATCTGCCCCTACGTCGTGTGCAAATTAATTCAAGCCCTAGTTGGCATTTTACAAGGGTGCaaagcagctctctggctggcttaCTTGGTAGAGCATTGGTCTCTGAGTCCCAGGGTagttggttcaaatcccacatatGGCAAAGGTGTTAATATtcaaaaatattgtttaatttacctTATAGACTTATGGTTTACCTTATAGCCAGTGTGAAACAAagatttcctgtgggagctggtggcgcagtgggctAATCCCACGGCTTTCAttccctgaagacggtggttcaAATCCAGCTCCTGGAGGTGAGTacctgaggtaagtaatgatgttggttgtaaataatgatgttggttgtgtttccacagatggaggaggagaagaagaccTGTCCTGTGGAGGGAGGAGAAAGATGAAGGGTAAGTAGGAGAGGATAGAAAGGGGGGGGGTCTGGCCCCCCCAGCAGGGAGGACAGTGGAAGGTGGGGTGTTGCTGGTTGAGAGAAGAGGAATGTTGCAAACTTGACAAAAagttaaagttttaacatttttttttaaaaaacatctcaCTGTGTTAAATGATTTGTGTTTGTGCCACATCTTGTTTAACAGTTTGCAACACCCCACCTTCTGCTCTCCTCCCTGCTGGGGggggccagaccccccccccttTCTATCCTCTCCTACTTACTCTTCATCTTCCTCCTCCCTCCACAGGACAggtcttcttctcctcctccatctgtggaaacacaaccaacatcattatttacaaccaacatcattacttacctcaggtACTCACCTCCAGGAGCTGGATTTGAACCACTGTCTTCAGGGAATGAAAGCCGTGGGATTagcccactgcgccaccagctcccacaggaaatctTTGTTTTGCACATGATTATAAATTCATTTAACCAATTCTTTCAAAATAAGGGAAGGAGTTaccaggatttgaacccagtacTCTAGGGCGAAAAGCACAGCATACTAGTGAATTAGCTcactgtgccatctcacttcCATGGAAAAGCCATCTTTATCATTGTCTATATAGGAAATGATCAAATTCTTTGAATCAGGAATTTGCTGGATTTGAAACCCAGTCCCCAAGGAGGAACAGCACCTTGTGTGATTAACGTTCCTTTTCAAAGATTGCATACTTCTGAAGTTGACAGTTGTGGATTTTCTTGCacaattgcagcagtgtggagtagtggttagggctctggactcttgaccggagggtcatgggttcaatcctaggtgggggacactgctgctatacccttgagaaaggtactttacctagattgctccagtaaaaacccaactgtataaatgggtaattgtgtgtgtatatataaaatatatcttCTAACAGTTGTACatttccctggataagggtgtctgctaagaaataaataataataataattacaaagtGTCATGCCAAAACTTATAAAACCTATTACACAGTAGGTATATGAGGTAAATACCAGGGTCCATGCTTGAGTGTAAATACTTTTCACATATATAATAACCATGCTGGCTTCCATAGGAAAATCAATTTTTTATATGGTGTCCCTggtcaagctgtggaatctgaagctgctCAGCAGAAATAATTCCACTTCTAGCAGGTTGACTTTATGCAAAGTTTTTTAATGCTGAAACAGTACAAGTTGGATGTTTCTCTTGCCATTCCACTATGCAGTAAACTTTCATACTCCCTACTACTGTACTACCTCCACCTTTaattcattattactgatgaagCAACATGAGCAACAAGCGTTCCTACACCGGCAACGCTAGCACTGCTGTTAGGTGTCAACATGCCTCAGCAGCACCAGCAACCACTCAGGCATTGGTGACCAAAGCAGGACAATAACCTTCATTTATTGGCTTTGCGTGAGCAAAGTGAAACCGGAAGGAGGCGAGAAAAGGGTCTCAAGATCCAGGGAAGGCAAAAGGAAGATTATCATGGAAAGCTACTCCTTTAGCCGTTACGATCAAGGACAGGTGGAGGGGACCATGAAAAGGCTTAAGAGGGCTTAAAGTCGTAGTTTGAAGTTTGAACAAATAAAGGTtctatagtatgtttctgtatttgtacttgtgattattgctgggttatttagaataaatagacGAAGCATGttatgtgtgtgttgttgtttatgtcTGTATACCCTTTTAGggcttgttattgttattgtttactgttattgttatattaaatacttttttaaagaaatagaaCATGTATTTATTGCTTTATATAGTTCTTAGTATTTGTTGAGAAAGTGTGTATTGTGTGTCTTGTCTTCCCAAACATATACAATGTTTCAGTCAGTAAATATGTTGCCTTATTGTGACACGGGGAAGGGAGAGTGGGGAAGTGAAGGCGAGAGGGGAAAGGGGCAAAGCTGCCAACAGTCTATAAATTTATGGAcagtcagtaaaaaaataaataaataaaaaagtcacattttaacactGTTCTCCTGGCGAACGCTCCCTAGCAAATGTTGAGAAATGAGCCATGATGTGTGAttccaatttttaaaatgtttaaaaatattacaCTGCGATACGGACAACCGGGGCTCAGCAAAGGTAATGAAATGCGTTTCATGTAAActgtgcagggtgttctgtaacacgtCACACTAAGTGTACAACGTGCATGAACTATTAGATGTGGATGAAATAGTTACTCACAGCCACGACCCGTAACCGTAGTGCAAGGTCCCCTTGAAGGTCGCGCTGACGTTGTGGATTTCAATCCCAATGGCATCGTTTTCTCTCAGCTCCACCTCACTCTTACCTATCGACAGGTTGTGGATTTCTAAACTGtggacaatttaaaaacaacaaacacttcGATTAGATCAGAACATGACTGGCACTGTGGTAAGTTCACTGTGCATACATGCCTGCTAATGCAATTtgcatttgaaatacatttaatgTCCTATACATTGCATTAGTATTGTAACATGCTGCATTCAGATTACTTTCACAAGAGACACGATTGCATGTTTTCACTTTCCATGGTTTCAGGATTATTTTTTGCTGTTTCAACTCTTTTACTCTTgagttagcttttttttttttttttagtaagagCGGTCTGTTTGCATACACAGCGATTCAGCATTGGGAGATCAAACATACATACTTACATGGAATCTTCTGAAACGGAGAAATTTCAAAACAACATAAAAAGGACTGATAATCTTTCAAAAATAATGATCAATTCCACTGACTTACTTGTTTAACCCATACAAAACCTTCCCAATGAACAGTATGGACTTCTCCCCTTTCATGCTGGGATATTTAGCATGTCTGAATGCAGCCTGGATCACTTGAGTAGTTTTctgatttactgtaaaataaaataatatgtacGCTGTTGTTTGGTGTCTGGGCAGCTTTATCAATTCAAATAATTctgcaatgttattattattatgttttggtttttttacaaTAATAACATAAAGAGCAAATCATAAAATGCAAAAGACGTTTGGTAACTGGAGCAACACAAGCATACTTACAAACCAAGGCAGCCGGTTTGGTGACTCTGCAAGCGATCCCTGTGGATTTAAAAGGTGATGTGCCAGCGTCACAAGCCAAGGACCCGGTAGCAAGGCACAGCAGCACCATCAGTACCAGCGTAGGGAACATCGTGCCTCAGTGTAAAATACAACTCTGCTCTCTTACCAGCCCTCAACCACAGACTGGTGAACCTTAGTGTTCCTAGAAGTCTGGCTTTATGTAACTGAAAGGGGCAGTACATTGATGCCCTTCCTctggagaaaaacaaacaggacatGACTCACCTTCCTCTGGCTGTTGTGCAAAGTTCACATTTCCTATCACATTTCCTAATGTTGAAGTTTAACCCTTGCAAATCCGCTGCTCTGGAAAGCACAGGACAAAACCAGCCTTGCTAACTGTATGGGGTTACATTTTGAATTGTAGAAAAGAACTGAATAACAAAAGCAGCAACAGTGATAAGGGTGGGTGACTGTGGTTTCTTTGTCATTTTATGCAGCATTATATAATTGCACACAGTAATAATCATAGTTTTTGCAGTTTGGTATGAGGATTTCAAATGCAAT
Proteins encoded in this region:
- the LOC117424236 gene encoding cholesteryl ester transfer protein; the protein is MFPTLVLMVLLCLATGSLACDAGTSPFKSTGIACRVTKPAALVLNQKTTQVIQAAFRHAKYPSMKGEKSILFIGKVLYGLNNLEIHNLSIGKSEVELRENDAIGIEIHNVSATFKGTLHYGYGSWLFNLGHSVDFEIESHIDLRVNTKLYCGKGRVTADTSDCTLTFHKLLLHLQGDKQPGWMKKLFTDFISFTVKLVIKSQICKEINTVANIMADFIQERAELFLSDGDIGVDISLTTSPSMRASYIESHHKGLVLYRKVPSSFLNESVFSPALLSESRMLYFWISDQVLNPMVKAAHEDRRFIRHIAGDELKELFQVDLSRTMPDILNQIISSDNPVAKVWSLAAPELSMVPQGTIVKSAAAVELRINSSDAESPALYIETDVEVAVQASYANKKLFLDANPISITIRKVSDSAGMDLDTDSDMDYFKEMVHRIGIPKVISYLEPGLTSLMDSNDLNLFEIINPEIITQEGYVVIQLDFGFPHHLLVDFLKKNF